TCTTCTCCATAATCACTGGAAATAATAGCTTGTCCTGAAACAGGCACTTCCATCTTCAAGTTAAATGTTTTAGAATTACTAACATTAGATATATTATTTGTCTTTGCTCCCTTAGAATTATATAAAGAAGATTTTCCATTCCAATTAGCCCCGGATTTCTTTTCTTTAAAGTAACTTTCATTTTCTTGCTGTTTTCTTTCTTTTTCTTTTGATAATTGCTGTGAATCACTAATTTTATCATTAATATTAGCTGCCTGTTGATCAAAATCATGAGTATTTTCACTACTAATCTTAATTGAATCTACCATCTTTAATCCTCCTATTTCTATATGCTTTCTTTTTTTCCTCTTTTTATTGCTAGGTTAACTTTTATTTCCTTGTTTTAATACATTTTTCGTTTAATTATCTCCTCCTTTCATTAAACTTCATATTAACTTTGATTAAATCAGTTTAAATATCTTCATTTTTAGGTTTTAATGCACTTATTTTCAATATTTTAGTATAATATACACTTATCATTATATCAATAATAATTTGGAATTTAATAATCAAACTTATAGAGAAGTTATAATTAAATTATTATCAATTCTGACTACTATAATTTTCGATTAGTCTTTAAATTATAATAAAAAAATATAAAGTCCCGAAAAATTCCGAGACTTTATATTAATTAATTTACATAATATATTTGATATCAACTAATAATCTACCAAAAATTATATTTTTACTATAATTTATATAGCAGATATTATTATATTGAAATCTTTATTTTTAGTCTGGATTTTGACTGTGTTCGTCTGTGTCTAATTGTTTTACATATAACCTTCCTTTCGTAGTTCCTCTAATCCTCATCCAGCCTAAAATCCAAGGCTGGCTGTGGTTAATGATATCATTATTCCTTCAAGCAATTTAATTTACTAAATATTACATATATCCCTCTTTGCGCAATTCTTCAAGGCCTCCGCCATCTTCTTCATCCTGTTTACGACCAGCCCGCTCAGCAATATTGGAAAATTTACCGCTTTCTAATTCGTCAATTATTTCTTGAGGGGTACTGGCTGTTGATTTTACTGGATCAGTACAAGGATTACAGCCTAATGATCGATATCTAGTTCCATCTCCTTGATCAAAATAAAGTGACACCATCGGAATATTTTCCCGCTCAATATAACGCCAGACATCTACTTCTTTCCAATCTAACAAAGGATGAATCCTTACATGAGTTCCCGGCGCAAAGTCTGTCTTATACTGGTTCCAAAACTCAGGTGGTTGATCCCCGAGATCCCAATCATTATTAGTATCCCGCGGAGAAAAGTATCTCTCTTTAGAACGAGTACCTTCCTCATCAGCTCTAACGCCGACTATAACTCCTGTATACGGCTTTGGATTCTCTTCTAGTTCATATTTACCTGTATCATGATTCATTCTATATCTCGGCCAGGTACCATCTAAGGTATTTTTTAATGCTTCAGTCTTTAAATTCTTACAACATTCTAAACGAGTAGTATTTCCATTAGGAAATGTTTCATTATTTTTTAAAGCAGATTCATTCTGTCCATAAATCATATCTAACTCCCATTCTTTAGCTAATCTATCTCTATGTTCAATCATTTCTGGAATTTTATAGTCAGTATCTATATGAACTAAAGGAAGCGGCACATGTCCAAAGAAGGCCTTTCTAGCCAACCATAATAATACAGTACTATCCTTACCAATCGACCATAACATAGATAAATTATTAAACTCACTATATGCTTCTCTAATAATATGAATACTCTTATTCTCTAATCGATCTATGTGATCCATGAATTAAATTTCCTCCTTAAAATGACTTGTCACTATAAATTCAAATTAAACTGTAATTTATTTTGAACCTTAAACTCCTCCACCGAACCATCTACCTTCTTTAAAGTCCAAACTATCTCTCCATCTAAAACTTCTGCTTTTAATGTAGCCCCTCTACCTCCTATCTCTGCCGGTAAATACATCTCAATTGCTTGACGTGGACATTCTTTAACACAAGCAGCACAATCCCAACAATCTGCTTTCTCTCTAACAACTGCTTTATTTTTTTCATTTTTATATAGTAAATTACCAGGACAAACCTGCATACAATATGGTTCTTCTTTATTACCACATCCATTACATAAGTCCTTATCAATCCTGATTGTCATCTAACTTATCCACCTCCCCAAATACTCGTTCAACAATTTCAATCTTATCTGAATCTTTATCATAAATAGAATTAACAAACTTACCCCAATTTTCACCATCCTTTTTAGGATAATCAACTCTCTGCTGATAACCCTTCCAACGCGTTTCCTTTCTATATAGTAAATGTTCGACTAAGACCTGAGCCACCCAGGTCCGATCAATCACTTCATGTAGCTTTAACAGTTGATGCTTATCTTCAGCCTTTGCTTTACTTAAATCCTGCTTAAACCTTACCAGTAATCGCCGAGCCTGCAATAATTTCTTTTCATAAATCCGATAATCAGTACTTAATCCTCCAGCATATTCATCCATTATCTTCTGTAATCGTTCTTCTAATTCTTGAGCTTCAAATCCAGTCTCATTTGCAAGCGGAGCAAAGACCCGTCTAAACTCCTTAGCTATCAAGTCCTGATTTAGTTTAGTAAATTCAACTTCTTCAATATATTCTAGAGCACTCAAACCAGCAATTTCTCCTTCTACCATACAGCCAGTAGCATACTTTTTCGGCGCTCCTCCGGCCACATCTCCTGCTGCATATAATCCTTCAAGCGTTGTCTTACGATTCACATCAATCCAATAACCTGATTGGGAATGTCCTCCCACAATATAAGGTTCAGTGCCATATATCTCTATTGGTTCTTCCTGGGGTTCTCTCTCTTCATTAGCCCACTTTAGAACAATATCCGGCGACATATTTAGAAAGGATGTTTTTAACCTTTCCCCTTCTTTATCACTGAGATGAGTAGTATCTAAATAACAAGGACCATTCCCGGCTCGATTCTCTTCTACAGTAGCATATAACCTAAAAGATGTGGTATTCTGTTTATAATTCTGTTGATACTCTACTCCTTGCGCATTAACCTGTTTAGCATCAAAACCTTGAACTAATGTTCCCGTTGGTGCAATTACATCCTTAGTCCGTAAAGCAATAAACCGCATCTCAAAAGTAGTCATCTCTGCACCAGCTCTAATTCCCATTGCATAACCAGCTCCAGTATTAAAGGGAGGATACCACATTTTGTGGCGGGCTTTCCCAGAATTATTAGGCCTATAAATCCCAGATGCACCACCAGTAGCAACAACAACTGCTTTAGCCTGAATAATATAGAACTTATTCTCTCTAATAGAAAAACCAAAAGCACCACAAACTTTATCATCTACTACTATATAATTAGTAATATTAACTCTATTTAATACATCTACACCACTTCTCTCTACTACTTTAGCCATAATTGGTTTAATATGCTCTCCATTAATCTTAACACTACGGTCACCTTTAGGAACATAATTACCTACTTCATCCTTTAAAAAAGGTACCCCCCAGTCTTCAAGCCTAACTGCAGCTTCATTTACCCCTTTAGCTATAGTATAAATTAAATCATCTCTAACTAAACCTTCAGAGTCCTCTTTAATATATTCAACAAAGCTTTCCGGTGTTACACCTGGATTTAAATAAGCATTAAGAGCACTAATTCCTGCTCCTAGACAACCACTACGCTTAATATTAGCTTTATCTACAATTAATACATCTCTATTAGGCGCTTCTTCTTTAGCTCTGACTCCTGCATAACACCCAGCAGCTCCTCCCCCAATAATCAATATATCAGTTTTTAAGTTTACTATTTCAGTCTCTCCCATTGCAATCACCTAAACTTTTTTAATTTACTTTGTTAAATAGATTTACATCTGCAAATGTAAACTATTAACCGTTAACTGTTAACTCGTAATTATCCCAAGCAATTTCATGAAGATAATAAATTATCGATTTAGCAATGACTTCAATTGCAACTGCCGAACCTGCTAATTCCAACTGACCCGTTAAGAAATAAACTATCAATAATGTTGTTGTAGTAGCAATGATTCTCCAAGTAACAGTCTTACAGAGCTTTTCCTTCATCAAATACAACTCCCCCACTATTAAACCTGTGCTATCTTCTATTCTGAATAAATTAGTACTCTAACCATAGTATAAAATTAGAATTTTTTATTTTATCATCAATTTTCAATTAGAAACAGTTTACTTGCCTTTTTTTACTGTTAAAATATAGTAGCCTTCTTCTGTCTGCTCTTGTTCTAGTATTTCATGCCCTTCTTCAGCTAAACTCTGCGGAACATTTTGAATTGGCTCTCCAGGATCAAGATAAATTTCTAACACTTCTCCTGCCTCTAAAGGAGAAATGGCTACTTTAGCTTTAACAAAATTCATCGGACATTTTACCCCTCGCAAATCTGCTAATTTAGTTTCTGCATCATTTTGACTACCAGCCTTATCATTATCTTCATTTTGCTGATCTAATTCATCTAAATCAAACTCTAATTTGGAATTTAAAGAATTAAATAACTCTTCTACTCGCTGAATTAATTCTTTAATTTCTTGTTGATAATCAACTAAACTATCAATGTCACCTAATTTATAATCAAAAGCAGCATCTAATAAATCAGCTTTAGACTTATCTACTAAATCTTTATCGATAAACTCGGATTTAAAAGATGATAAAATAACTCGATCTTTTTCAGT
Above is a genomic segment from Sporohalobacter salinus containing:
- the cysD gene encoding sulfate adenylyltransferase subunit CysD, translated to MDHIDRLENKSIHIIREAYSEFNNLSMLWSIGKDSTVLLWLARKAFFGHVPLPLVHIDTDYKIPEMIEHRDRLAKEWELDMIYGQNESALKNNETFPNGNTTRLECCKNLKTEALKNTLDGTWPRYRMNHDTGKYELEENPKPYTGVIVGVRADEEGTRSKERYFSPRDTNNDWDLGDQPPEFWNQYKTDFAPGTHVRIHPLLDWKEVDVWRYIERENIPMVSLYFDQGDGTRYRSLGCNPCTDPVKSTASTPQEIIDELESGKFSNIAERAGRKQDEEDGGGLEELRKEGYM
- a CDS encoding 4Fe-4S dicluster domain-containing protein; translated protein: MTIRIDKDLCNGCGNKEEPYCMQVCPGNLLYKNEKNKAVVREKADCWDCAACVKECPRQAIEMYLPAEIGGRGATLKAEVLDGEIVWTLKKVDGSVEEFKVQNKLQFNLNL
- a CDS encoding adenylyl-sulfate reductase subunit alpha, whose translation is MGETEIVNLKTDILIIGGGAAGCYAGVRAKEEAPNRDVLIVDKANIKRSGCLGAGISALNAYLNPGVTPESFVEYIKEDSEGLVRDDLIYTIAKGVNEAAVRLEDWGVPFLKDEVGNYVPKGDRSVKINGEHIKPIMAKVVERSGVDVLNRVNITNYIVVDDKVCGAFGFSIRENKFYIIQAKAVVVATGGASGIYRPNNSGKARHKMWYPPFNTGAGYAMGIRAGAEMTTFEMRFIALRTKDVIAPTGTLVQGFDAKQVNAQGVEYQQNYKQNTTSFRLYATVEENRAGNGPCYLDTTHLSDKEGERLKTSFLNMSPDIVLKWANEEREPQEEPIEIYGTEPYIVGGHSQSGYWIDVNRKTTLEGLYAAGDVAGGAPKKYATGCMVEGEIAGLSALEYIEEVEFTKLNQDLIAKEFRRVFAPLANETGFEAQELEERLQKIMDEYAGGLSTDYRIYEKKLLQARRLLVRFKQDLSKAKAEDKHQLLKLHEVIDRTWVAQVLVEHLLYRKETRWKGYQQRVDYPKKDGENWGKFVNSIYDKDSDKIEIVERVFGEVDKLDDNQD
- a CDS encoding DUF2061 domain-containing protein, with the protein product MKEKLCKTVTWRIIATTTTLLIVYFLTGQLELAGSAVAIEVIAKSIIYYLHEIAWDNYELTVNG